One segment of bacterium DNA contains the following:
- a CDS encoding NAD-dependent epimerase/dehydratase family protein encodes MEYPWGFSSEKELEDFMSTPRPETVDLMKRLDGDIMILGIGGKMGPTLGSMTVKAVREAGVSRTVYGVSRFSDKNLISALEDRGISCIPCDLLNPDDVNKLPRIKNIIYMAGRKFGLKGTDYLYWAMNTIAPAYTARHFSDSAIVVFSTGSIYDLRPVESNGPAETDTFLSIGEYANSCLGRERIFEYYSRENGTKILQLRLNYAIDLRYGVLYEIGRQVHEGIPVDLGMGYANVIWQGDANNYAVRCLELADSPPRILNVTGDKIRIRDVASRFGKHMNREPVFTGTEAPTAFLSDNSAMKKLLGEPPTSLDLMIGWIADWIMKGGQSLGKPTHFQTRDGQFLD; translated from the coding sequence AAAAGGAGCTTGAGGATTTCATGAGCACCCCCCGGCCGGAAACGGTGGATCTCATGAAACGGCTCGATGGCGATATCATGATTCTCGGAATCGGGGGCAAGATGGGACCGACGCTCGGTTCCATGACGGTGAAAGCCGTTCGTGAGGCAGGAGTCTCCAGAACGGTATACGGCGTCTCGCGGTTTTCCGACAAAAATTTGATTTCCGCACTTGAAGACAGGGGGATTTCCTGCATACCGTGCGATCTGCTCAATCCCGACGATGTGAACAAGCTGCCCCGGATCAAAAACATCATTTATATGGCGGGACGGAAATTCGGGCTCAAGGGAACCGATTACCTGTACTGGGCGATGAATACCATCGCCCCGGCATATACCGCCCGTCATTTCTCCGACTCCGCTATCGTGGTGTTTTCGACCGGAAGCATCTATGACCTCCGGCCGGTGGAATCGAACGGTCCCGCCGAGACCGATACGTTCCTGTCCATCGGGGAATATGCCAATTCCTGTCTCGGGCGCGAGCGGATTTTCGAATACTACTCCCGTGAGAACGGGACGAAGATTCTCCAGCTTCGGCTCAATTACGCAATCGATCTCCGCTACGGCGTCCTCTATGAAATCGGCAGGCAGGTTCACGAGGGCATACCGGTCGACCTCGGGATGGGATATGCCAATGTCATCTGGCAGGGGGACGCGAACAATTATGCCGTGCGGTGCCTGGAGCTTGCCGACAGCCCGCCGCGTATCCTCAATGTCACCGGCGACAAGATACGAATCCGTGATGTGGCCTCTCGGTTCGGGAAACACATGAACCGTGAGCCCGTCTTCACGGGAACCGAGGCTCCGACAGCCTTTCTATCCGATAATTCCGCCATGAAGAAACTCCTGGGCGAACCGCCGACATCGCTCGACCTCATGATCGGGTGGATAGCGGACTGGATCATGAAAGGCGGGCAATCCCTCGGCAAACCGACACATTTCCAGACGAGGGACGGGCAGTTTCTCGATTGA
- a CDS encoding Gfo/Idh/MocA family oxidoreductase: MKPLGLGIIGLHHQHPRWYYPLWGSLPEYRPVAVAEEDKAFLRSENEFFGLETHTDYHDLLERRDVDAVIVFLPHSRMPQAVADAAAAGKHVIVEKPCAADVAGIEKIAATAREFPHIKISAPYCWRTHPVSGQIRSAIKDGLLGSIVAMEGRLNAGGAHRYIRDNTAWVLESSEGGGPMWNLGVHWIDYFRWMTGQEIVAVSGIANGPFGEPERTIEDNAQALLRFGDGAVGILDVSYSLPDSYPGKRDIYVAFRGTEGDAVWAPAWQGHMDELLLVSRHESASDAQCRRLKIESRDIPGYGGQMAWEWLSDFAAAVREDRAPLVSIDDMRAAVYVADAFYRSLSSGRMERVQA; encoded by the coding sequence ATGAAACCTCTCGGACTCGGAATAATCGGTCTCCATCACCAGCATCCCCGTTGGTACTATCCCCTGTGGGGCAGTCTTCCGGAATACCGGCCGGTTGCGGTAGCCGAGGAGGATAAAGCGTTCCTCCGGAGCGAGAACGAATTCTTCGGGCTCGAAACCCACACCGATTACCATGATCTGCTCGAACGCCGTGATGTGGATGCCGTGATCGTTTTTCTCCCGCACAGCCGTATGCCTCAGGCGGTCGCAGACGCAGCCGCCGCCGGAAAACATGTCATCGTGGAGAAACCCTGCGCCGCCGATGTCGCGGGCATCGAGAAGATTGCCGCAACCGCCCGTGAATTCCCGCACATAAAGATCAGCGCCCCCTACTGCTGGCGGACTCATCCGGTCAGCGGGCAGATTCGCTCCGCCATTAAGGACGGTCTGCTCGGCAGTATCGTTGCAATGGAGGGCAGGCTCAATGCCGGCGGCGCGCACCGTTATATCCGCGACAACACCGCCTGGGTGCTCGAATCGTCCGAGGGCGGCGGCCCCATGTGGAATCTCGGAGTGCACTGGATCGATTATTTCCGGTGGATGACCGGGCAGGAAATCGTCGCGGTTTCGGGAATCGCCAACGGCCCCTTCGGCGAGCCGGAACGAACCATCGAGGACAATGCCCAGGCGCTCCTCAGGTTCGGGGATGGCGCTGTGGGAATCCTCGATGTCAGCTACAGCCTGCCGGATTCCTATCCGGGCAAGCGCGATATCTATGTGGCGTTTCGCGGAACGGAGGGCGATGCGGTCTGGGCGCCTGCATGGCAGGGTCATATGGACGAACTGCTCCTCGTGAGCAGGCATGAATCGGCGTCGGATGCGCAATGCCGCCGTCTGAAGATCGAGAGCAGGGACATTCCCGGTTACGGCGGTCAGATGGCATGGGAATGGCTCAGTGATTTTGCCGCCGCTGTCCGTGAAGACCGTGCACCGCTCGTGAGCATCGATGACATGCGCGCCGCGGTATATGTCGCCGATGCGTTCTACCGTTCGCTTTCGAGCGGGAGGATGGAGAGGGTACAGGCATAA